One genomic segment of Alkalicoccobacillus plakortidis includes these proteins:
- the ybeY gene encoding rRNA maturation RNase YbeY: MAILVETMDETDTLTDKQLELITAVLTHASELEKLEGEIEVSVSFVNDEEIRQLNNEHRGIDRGTDVLSFALNEGEEDSVELIEGMPNLLGDIIISTPRITMQAEEYGHSFERELGFLVVHGFLHLLGYDHLNEQDEKIMFGRQEEILTSYGLVR; encoded by the coding sequence ATGGCGATACTCGTGGAAACAATGGACGAGACTGACACGTTAACAGATAAACAACTTGAGCTTATCACAGCAGTACTCACACATGCTTCTGAATTAGAAAAGCTAGAAGGAGAAATTGAAGTCTCAGTTAGTTTTGTAAATGATGAAGAGATAAGGCAACTGAATAATGAACATCGGGGGATTGATCGAGGAACCGATGTGCTTTCTTTTGCATTAAATGAAGGAGAGGAAGATTCAGTTGAGTTAATAGAAGGCATGCCTAATTTACTCGGTGATATTATTATTTCAACTCCAAGAATAACGATGCAGGCAGAAGAATACGGTCATTCATTTGAACGGGAGCTTGGATTTTTAGTCGTTCATGGCTTTCTTCATTTGCTAGGGTATGATCATCTAAATGAACAAGACGAGAAGATTATGTTCGGCCGCCAGGAGGAGATCCTAACAAGTTATGGGCTTGTCAGATAG
- a CDS encoding diacylglycerol kinase family protein, which translates to MGLSDRNQRGFRRLLRSFVFAAHGLKHVIKYEQNMQIHLICSIVVFAVAWWLTLPLEHWLVLLLVIGGMFSLEIMNTAVERTVDLYTEEFHPLAKRAKDVAAAAVFVYGVFAVIIGILIFGPPFIQILFY; encoded by the coding sequence ATGGGCTTGTCAGATAGGAATCAGAGGGGATTTAGACGTCTACTACGTTCTTTTGTATTTGCAGCACATGGCCTTAAGCATGTGATAAAATATGAACAAAATATGCAAATACATCTTATATGTTCTATTGTTGTATTTGCAGTGGCCTGGTGGTTAACATTGCCTCTTGAGCATTGGTTAGTCTTATTACTTGTCATCGGAGGTATGTTCTCCTTAGAAATTATGAACACAGCTGTAGAACGTACGGTTGATTTATATACAGAGGAGTTTCATCCACTAGCCAAACGAGCAAAGGATGTGGCAGCAGCTGCTGTGTTTGTTTATGGCGTGTTTGCTGTTATTATAGGAATACTAATCTTTGGCCCACCATTTATACAAATACTATTTTATTAA
- a CDS encoding HD family phosphohydrolase, which yields MAEQPKSLKQWWKEIKQHRYIKTILVLLTAIFLYLMMLSNVIPEQLDIHLSDVADEDIRSPITIENSQATDELQAEAVRNVEPNYVLKQGYAETQGGRVNDIFELIMQVKKDQPTVDDADEEDEFDEEGVLEESLTSVKDALSSGTSNQLSDATILTLLETSDSQLVLAKEATSNTVFEVMSERIEANNLEEAKDQVDELINISTVSNKLRDAMVEVAQFAIIPNYVYDRDSTERLREEAAENVEPVMIREGQLLVQQGDVINNEAYAQLRLVGLLDESLNFYPYIGLGLFVLILMGMMLYFIQESNTTVRNNNSHFLMYILVFVIVTCLMKVTSYTELLGVVGIGYVVPVAAGTMLLTLLLNTRIALFTSVLFATVGTVLYSQEGASSFNVTFGFYLLISSLAGALFLNTSNRITRLLRAGFLVACINVIAVLTLLFIKGMQNNWIEVGFHLGSAAFSGVAAAVLTIGLLPFFETGFSILSVSKLIELSNPNHPLLRKILTEAPGTYHHSVVVGNLAEAACERLGENGLLARVGAYYHDVGKTKRPHFFIENQLRHDNPHDKISPQLSKTIIISHPYDGADLLREHKMPKEIVEIAEQHHGTSLLKYFYHKANQEVEQPLPESQFRYPGPKPQNKVACIVAIADSVEAAVRSMPKPTPDKIETLVNKIIKDKLEDGQFDESEITLRELNDIALSMLETLKGTFHQRIEYPDEIKKGGKEHGDTRGNNGRD from the coding sequence GTGGCAGAACAACCAAAATCGTTAAAACAATGGTGGAAAGAAATAAAGCAACATCGATACATTAAAACCATTCTTGTTCTTTTAACAGCCATTTTTCTTTATTTAATGATGTTAAGCAATGTAATTCCAGAGCAACTGGACATCCATTTGTCTGATGTGGCTGATGAGGACATTCGCTCTCCCATTACGATTGAAAATAGTCAGGCTACTGATGAACTTCAAGCTGAAGCCGTACGGAATGTAGAACCAAACTATGTGCTAAAGCAAGGTTATGCCGAAACACAGGGTGGGCGCGTAAATGATATCTTTGAACTCATCATGCAGGTGAAAAAGGATCAGCCCACAGTGGATGACGCAGATGAAGAGGATGAGTTTGACGAAGAAGGCGTGTTAGAGGAGAGTTTAACGAGTGTAAAGGATGCCCTTTCTTCAGGCACAAGTAATCAGTTGTCAGATGCAACTATTCTTACCCTGTTAGAGACCTCGGATTCTCAACTCGTATTAGCTAAAGAAGCAACATCAAACACTGTTTTTGAGGTAATGAGTGAGCGAATTGAAGCGAATAATCTAGAAGAGGCAAAGGATCAAGTGGACGAGCTCATCAATATTTCAACTGTTAGTAATAAACTTCGAGATGCGATGGTGGAAGTAGCTCAGTTCGCCATTATTCCAAACTACGTTTATGATCGGGATTCAACAGAGCGTCTCAGAGAAGAAGCTGCTGAAAATGTTGAGCCAGTTATGATTAGAGAGGGTCAACTTCTTGTTCAACAAGGAGATGTCATTAATAATGAAGCATACGCTCAGCTGAGGTTAGTCGGGTTATTAGATGAATCTCTTAATTTCTACCCTTATATTGGCTTGGGCTTATTCGTATTGATTTTAATGGGTATGATGCTTTATTTCATCCAAGAATCGAATACCACCGTACGAAATAATAACTCTCATTTTCTAATGTATATCCTTGTTTTTGTGATTGTTACTTGTTTGATGAAAGTGACAAGCTATACGGAACTGCTAGGAGTTGTTGGCATCGGTTATGTTGTGCCAGTAGCTGCTGGAACCATGCTTTTGACGCTACTTTTAAATACAAGGATCGCCTTGTTTACAAGTGTATTATTTGCAACGGTTGGTACAGTGCTCTATAGCCAAGAAGGCGCATCTTCGTTTAATGTGACCTTTGGTTTCTATTTATTAATTAGTTCATTGGCAGGTGCGTTATTTCTAAACACTTCAAATCGAATCACAAGGCTTCTTAGAGCAGGTTTTCTAGTAGCTTGTATCAATGTCATTGCCGTATTAACATTACTATTCATCAAAGGCATGCAGAATAATTGGATTGAAGTAGGCTTCCATCTTGGAAGTGCAGCTTTTTCAGGAGTGGCGGCTGCCGTTTTGACAATTGGGTTACTTCCTTTTTTTGAAACTGGATTCTCGATTTTATCCGTCTCAAAATTAATTGAGTTATCAAATCCAAATCATCCATTGCTCCGAAAAATATTGACAGAAGCACCAGGTACATATCATCATAGTGTAGTTGTCGGTAATCTCGCGGAAGCAGCCTGTGAACGACTTGGTGAAAATGGACTATTAGCACGAGTCGGTGCTTATTATCATGATGTTGGAAAAACAAAGCGACCACATTTCTTTATTGAAAATCAATTGAGGCATGATAATCCTCATGATAAAATTTCACCTCAGTTAAGTAAAACCATTATTATCTCACATCCTTATGATGGCGCAGATTTGTTGCGTGAGCACAAAATGCCAAAAGAGATTGTAGAAATTGCTGAGCAGCATCATGGTACAAGCTTGCTTAAGTACTTTTATCATAAAGCTAACCAGGAAGTTGAGCAGCCATTGCCGGAATCTCAGTTCCGCTACCCTGGACCAAAACCTCAAAATAAGGTAGCATGTATTGTTGCTATTGCTGATAGCGTAGAAGCGGCAGTCCGATCAATGCCAAAACCTACACCTGACAAAATTGAAACATTGGTTAATAAAATTATTAAAGATAAGCTTGAAGATGGGCAATTTGACGAATCCGAAATCACATTAAGAGAGTTAAATGATATTGCCCTATCCATGCTTGAGACTTTAAAAGGGACATTCCATCAGCGAATTGAATATCCGGATGAAATAAAAAAAGGTGGGAAAGAACATGGCGATACTCGTGGAAACAATGGACGAGACTGA